aatctgactaaccaagtgaaaactactattttctgatagttagttagtaactaattagttagacagctgtttaaatttcagtatcaagttcagggggagaaattaattaaaatgttatgtgtttgaaaaattaacttGTGGTTGAACATCAGTTTACAAAGAGTTAAAATtcaactaagtatttgaaaaacttggaagtttaatcccacctaattttcaaacctgatttttaactattgaaaattaaactttccaaatttcgcttttatcaaattagccttaatttttcaaatttagcttgattaactttgaaaattgttttcttgaaccaaactcagattttttacagtaactctacactatgattgttcacCCTTGTGtccttttgatgaatgccaaagggggagggttaggtggttaagttagaacaaCTAAATgccaacttgaaaaactaacttaaaaccttaaaaaccttgaaaatcatgcttgatttctgcatatatttatcactaacttaaccaggttttcattccatcaaaaagggggagattgttggtgcagttagcactaacggtctaactcaggttttgatgaatgacaaatcaggttaagttaggttcgttgttatctaacactctgatcgagtgtgcaggataagtccagctaggtggtggccggatagtggcgagaagtcaagCGGTCGACGGCCGGACGCTTGAAGTCGACTAGGTCGGtggccggatagtggcgagaagtccagacaggtggccggacgtctggcggtaagtaaggtaagtccggAGGGTAGGTGAGGGCGTTcgggaagggacattaggcgtcgatccggcttagatccatttcggatgtctaagtcgagatcgtgactagattccggtctcggaaagacggaatctaagtcatactcttttttatccatctgttgaactttaactgtgctaacaatctgttttacaggatgtatatttgcctcggactaactttgttttgtaggaaaagggagttttttgGAACAAggtgggcgcccggaaggcgaattctatccagccaagtcgttgccacgtggagcatctcggtttgagcagctacaacatataaaagaagccccaggcaggagcttcagaatcaatcaatcaagctgagaactcttctactgctggtcttgctgctcgacgttcagtgcgacgccaacaaagctccgacactatgctccgttcttttccctttttgtcggtatttgtttccagttttcattagcattccctgtacggttcttttgtaatcatcatttcgaattactagtgattgcccaacgaaagtggtcaaggaccacgggccttcgagtaggagtcgtcacaggctccgaacgaagtaaaaccattgtgtctattttacttttccgctgcgtttatactcgatattttcgaatcgatattcaccccccctctatcgaatctaacggtcttacagctcccgtcatataggagggatagatcccatctacatcactcacatccctctgcataattcattacatacccagtaatcgcctttatagtccacccagttacgggtgacgtttgacgaaaccaaaatacataattccttatgtagggaaccatggtgacttcaggtctaaagactagtagtcatactaatagccatatgagaaagtatatgacagtcatataacgatccatgatactttctcatggcgggtcattcagtatacattctccaatgcatacccatgtgtcaacttgatatctctatatccatgacttgtgagatcaagtcatcgagttgacctacatactagtcttattgcattaacattgtccctgaacgttaatactcgactaggaatgattaagagtagtgttccctatatcatctcactatcggttcaactaaccgattgatataggtgagaaccttctactcaaggacgctattatacttagtttatttggcacaaatacaagtaagtataataactaaaaacacatgcctttatttatataaatatgaatatgatacaataagtccataatacaatcatcgaatgattgactctagggctcttactaataatctcccactagcactagtgtcaatcagtgtaggctctaagccccaatggcctagtgtgaccatcatgcttcctctgtgccaaagccttggtcaagggatttgcgatgttagcctctgtaggtactctgcatatcttcacatctcctctctcgataatctctcgaatgagatggaagcgccgtagtatgtgtttggtccgctggtgtgagcgaggttccttcgcctgtgctatagctccattgttgtcacaatagagctcaatagggtcagtgatactgagaaccaccccaagttcagtgatgaacttgaggatccaaattgcctcctttgctgcctctgatgcagcaatgtactcggcctctgttgtagaatcagctactgtgtcctgcttcgaactcttccagctcacagaaccaccatttatgcaaaatacgaaccttaactgtgatcggtaatcatcctgatcggtatgaaccctttacagctagctcatcattgtctccatatatcaagaaatattctttagtccttcttaagtacttaagaatattcttgaccgctatccatgatTTTCACCGGATCTGActggtcatgctcaaagcatactagacatcaggtcgagtacatagcatggcgtacatgatcgatcctatggctgaggcataagggatctgatccatgcggtctctctcttctctagaagagcgaccctgagtcttcgaaagactcacgccatgtgacatcggtagaaaacccttcttggagttctgcatggcaaaccgaaggagtaccttgtcaatatatgtactctgacttaggccaagtaatctcttagatctatctctatagatctgtatccctagaatgcgggatgcctcacctaagtccttcattgagaagcaactccctagccaggtcttgacagactgaagcatagggatgtccttcccaatgagtagtatgtcatccacatacaatatgaggaagacaactatgtcccctacaaccttcttgtagacataaggctcatcgtcattcttgatgaaaccaaactatttgattgcatcatcgaatcgaagattccagctccgagaagcttgctttaatccataaatggacctatgcagcttacatactctgctagtatgccctcaggttgtgtcatgtacacatcctcgagtaggtttccattcagaaacatggttttgacatccatctgccatatctcatagtcatggtaagctgcaatagcgagcatgatccgaatggacttaaacatcgctactggagaaaaggtttcatcatagtcaataccataaatctgcttgaaacctttagctaccaagcgacccttatagataagtccatcaatgtcagtctttctcttaaagactcacatacaccctatgggttttaccccgtcaggtggatcaaccaaagtccatacttggttagtgtacatggatttcatttcagatctcatggcttctagccatttctcggaatctggtctcatcacagcttcctgataggtggtaggctcatcctctatgagcacaacgtcatcatggtcagacaagagaaatgagtatctctcaggctgacgacgtaccctatcagacctgcgaagaggtatgtctacttgaactggttgttgttcctcaactctttgtggaacaacatcatccacaacaatttgtggttccagttcaacttccatcgaggcttcagtactattgttcgcatcttgaacttattcaagatcgaacatgcttccactagtctttctagaaacaaagtccctttctagaaagaccctagtatttgccacaactaccttgtgctgactgggaatgtagaagtaatatcccttagtttccttgggatatccaataaagtagcacttgtcggatttgggtcctaatttgtctgagtcttgacgtctaacgtaagcctcacaaagcaaatcctcataaaagacacctgacatctctcccagtccatatcctatatggtgtctttatcacgaccttggatggaactcggttgagtataaaagctgccgtgtctagagcatagccccaaaggaatgtcgaaataactgtgtgactcatcatagatcgtaccatatctaatagggtatgattcctcctttcggatacaccattccactgtggtattccaggaggagtgagttgggatagtatcccacactcaactagatagtcacgaaactcatggctaaggtattctccatctcgatctgatcgaagtatcttaatactcttgccaagttatatttcattcttgaattctttgaacttttcaaagtatatgtgtcatcaagtacacataaccatatctattgaagtcatcaataaatgtgatgaagtacctataaccgcctctagcagcgacattgaaagggccacatacatcactatgtataagtcctaacaaatcagtcactctttcgctgtgcccactaaagggagtcttggtcatcttgcctagtaggcatgactcgcacgtttcataagattcaaaatcaaatgagtccagcaaaccatccttatggagctgggataagcgcttgtcatttatatgacctaagcgacagtgccagagataggtctggttcatgtcatttgacttgaacctcttggtatttatgttatagatggggttctctaagtctagaatatagagtccgtttatcagaggtgcactacaatagaacatatcttttaaataaacagaataacatttgtcctttataataaacgagaaacctttcttgtccaaacaagaaactgatataatgttcttagttaatgcaggcacataacaacaatcatctaattctagtacaagcccagagagcagagatagatgataagttcctacagcaacagcagcaacccgtgctccattgcctactcgtaggtctatctcacccttcgttaatgccctgctatttctcaacgcttgtacattagtacaaatgtgcgaagcacatccggtatctaatacccacgatgaagaaatagagaggttgacttctataacatgtatacctgaagtagaaatcttatttctcttcttcttaagaccttccaggtattctttgcagttcctcttccaatgcctggtctgaccgtagtggaagcaggtagcatccttggcgacccctcctttaggcttcagtgccttgccttttcccttggcttgggactttcctttgcctttgggcttgccctttcccttgtgtttctgaaccatcagaacaaagTGGggttttgccttcttaaggttcagctcagcagttcttaacatgctaagcagctcgggcagtggcttgtcaatttcgttcatattgtagtttagaacgaactaactatagctatccggcaaggattgcaagattaggtcagtggccagctcttggccaagcgggaatcccaacctctgtaggtttctatgtgcccaatcattttgagtacatatggacctacgggagccccttctgacatcttgcactgaaacagtgcccttgagatctcaaatctctcatgcctcgcttgtccttaatacagttgacgaagatgttcaaccatatcgtaagcgcccattaactcgtgttgcttctgaaactcagagttcatggtcgcgagcattagacatgacacatctaatgcgtcatcttgatgcttcttataagcatctttgtcagctcgcggggcattggcaggaggagcctccagaatgggttgctccataacgtacagtttacgttcttgggtgagaactattcttaaattcctgtaccagtccaggaaatttgctctgttgagcttgtccttctcaagaacagatcacagggagaaagtgttcgtatttgatgtcatggttatctacaacagaaaaatgcagaaaataaatatcatattctttaaatcatttaattaggcgtttaactaaatgatgctcccactgaattctataattcatgtgggacaagatccatatcatactaacccttgagttagctttggataatacgcccaagacttagtatgatcggtaggtaactaatttccaattacatctctatgcaactcttgtttataggatcaaaatccgcatttatattaaaactcgagttagctttggctaatatgcccaagagttaatataaacatgattttgacctatctaccaaccattggataatgcctatagttaaactcgatccaattgagttaactagttactcaatctaattgagttgtactcacctatgcgttgataggcaggaccaagattgtccctccgtaccctaccaagatagtatgtgttgctctgctttggcagattcaacaacaacatgcgatcgaggtagtggtaggtatcacgacatggtagacaTTATGAGTTGtcacaatttagatctaatctaaacgatgatgcgtatcatatactcgatagatctaatctaatcaaagggtgcatcatgtgcacgacttagatctaatctaatcgttaggcactaattaattacttaattaactagcattcatcacatacacacaaaagtaattaattaaataattttgtgattatgtcatggccctactacaatcttctcaatccaatgagaagatcggatggtcaacctaaggtcaacagcttctcaagcgccttccttttgaccaccttgtgttgcttgcgccttccttgtaactccgtcttgagtggaccttccaccgcttcaaaatttatattacattttgaaactcgagttacattcgagtctaaatctaatttacaaccagaatataaatagggaggcacgacgcgcaggtcgcgtatcaaatacagcacacacaaacacatgacggcacgcaggccgtattataaattacaacacaaatccaatcatatttggtctttttgggccatgactatcacaaaaataatatataattctaaattatatatttttcataattttctgtaatttttcataatttttacaatttttatgagtaaatttttcccggcggtcccgattagcaatTTCGGGGGCAATcgcagagcaaatccccttgcggggttagggccagtacccctacccgcgatctaaccatcgcaagttactcctaagcgatcctatagcgccttagcccgctgtcccaaaaatttttgggtcgaaacattgccgtaacggaaaaatcttctcggtagtcgaagcctacaagtgtctaaacacttgtgcttcacttctacgagaaaaataccctttaaaactataaaaatcatgaaattacagaaattcacagaatgtttatttttcataaaaaccaaaataaactcatacaagccttcgcacgtggctctgataccactcttgGGATTTTCGGgtcgtgaaaaccgcttttcgcgtcgtggaaaccccgaatctccctagccaacggatccgtgcgaagaataaaattcaaaaaactttcgagtatgagtttcaaactctagatctacagtagataagagtattacccttgtagcgaagccattcgcgttcccgctcgtccaaatggtgctggatctcgaagttgtcaacgtagacaactctctatacgtatccacacaaacaactcaatggagagagagccttagagtgcgctagcactccaaagggtctcggcaatggtagaggagagggagagggagagcttgaggaagaggatgaagtgaatgcacgtgaatgaaaaattcattctattCCCTcactatgtgtggccggccacaattgtaactcctctacaattaatgtggccggccacattaaatggaaagaaggcttgtaacctccatgatgtggcacacacctaagtaaccatgatgatgtggagcatcatcattggttcacatcttgccaactcatcaatgaggtggcataaagtcaagtcaaacttgactcttcatcttcctctcaagtcaagtcaaacttgacttaatctctctcatggttgatctaatccaacaatttaattcaagccaatttaatataatgaatctaattcatttaattaaattgattcaatgagtcataatctaaattagactcattgaacacatgaatcaacttgagtccaactcaattagcccaatttggattactcttaatccaatttggttcatcacatgaacctaatcctcttggttcatcatatgaacctaatctccatctaattgtccttagtgtgtgaccctataggttcttgtaacgttggcaatgcccctaaacccatttaggagcataagtaatgagcggtatctagcaacacatcattactacccaagttacaagaatgttgagatccaacaacaccttgtgactaccaattgtgactcctcacactacaagaaaaaagacaaacaacaacggtttttcaccattGTTGTAggccatttttaactgttgttaaaggctgtgttgttaaaaggggtggccaacgacaacagtttttaaccgttgtctttgaaggaaaagacaacatttttacaacggtgaaaaactattgtcttttcctacaaagacaacagtttttcaccgttgtctttgagcgtatgcctaggctcttcaacaacagttttgaactgtctacgacaacggctaaaaagcgttgtcttttttgccaatgacatcggtttgacaacggttaaaaaccgttgtctttttaggaaacgatgttaaataacatcagtttgtcactattgtcttttaacgccattgacaacagtttgacatatttaaactgatgtctttgggtacaatatacaacattttgacaataaataaaaaacttattaatcttttcctactcaatggtttataaaaaacatccagtgcaaatttcattgataaaaaacctacataatcaatatttacaatgcgaatttcattaaagtaccaaacatcatcatccaaatatcattaaagtaccaaacatcaacattcaaacatcacaaaagtttacacagccaaaagtttatatatatcacacatatagtccaaaatatcttgttttgttggatcaaatcttctctacctgtgcatcttctaaacaccataTCGAGAACTGCAGCCTTTTCCCTGAGGTATTATGCAGAGTTTATATATGCTTTCTAAACACCCTGtgctttctcctccctcctagcttctcttttcttctcctttctgggTATGGTCATTATAttttccctgaggtaaatagcatatgattgcaaATTAAGTCATTTCCCCAGAATAAATGgcataaagatgatgatgacaAAGATGTTGTACATATCTTTCTGGCATAGTGTGCTGCAGCAGCAGGACAAATTTGAACATTTTGTCGCCcttgggaaaaagtccaagcttgTCAGCAATGGTGATTATTCCAAGTCCTGTAGGAGGAACCAAAACCAATCTTCCAAATATGATAGCAGCAGTTGTTCGTAAACCAAGTCTTTTACTGCCTGGGCCAGAGCCTGGAACACAACAAAGTGCCATATAGCATGTAACATTCTGGATATTCTAGATTCAAGATGGAAACCCAATGGATAGTTTTTATGTCAACTATTTCATCAAGCATCACTAAATGTACTTGTTCAACTTCTACCAGCAAAAGAACTTTAGGCTGTCAGACATAGGATATCAATATGTGTTTGAAGAAATGTTACATAAGAAATGGAAGATTGCATACCATCCACAAGATTTCCACCCAGAGCAAGCAAAATACATGGGATCATCGCTTCCCTGGAAATCAAAATATAGACAATCCTTCAggtcttaaaatattttttgctttgAATGTAAATACAAAAAATAGAGGTCCTTGAGTGTTAAAAGGTTATGCAAATAACCAAGTCATTAACCAGACAAAACTCCAAAACAGAGGTCCTTAAATGTCAAAAAAATTATGCAATAACTGTCATTAACCACTAACCAGACATCAGATATCAGGCTCATCTTATTAGCTCACTATAGTGCAATTAGAATAGTTACAGAAATGGATGGCCAATAAGTTATCTTAATTCTCTAATCTAAATTTACCATAGAAGAATGTGATtgcaacttgacatttcttaaaCAGTTCATACTTAGCATCATTCATAGAAATCTTCATACTTTTTCAACCTTAACAAGGtaattattttctgttttaagACTCTATTTGCGTGTTACTAAATGAAAAGGTTCTAAATTTCAGTAGCATGAGAAAATTGGCAAAGACAAAGAAGGAAACAGATCAATACCCAAGAATAAGGCAGCTGTCAGTGAAGAAGAATAACGAGGCATCATCAGTCAAGATGAAGTTCTTCAAAAATGGTATAGCGCCAATGATGATAGCCAAAGCCTAATTCCATATAAAACATTAGTAATACCTAATCCCATAtaaaacatcattaaagtaatcatgcaaaatatTGCTTCTGCATAACATGTTAAAGACAATCATTAACAGAAGGTAACAATACAATAATTCAAATAACCACCACAAAAAATTCGGAGAATTTCATGTTACCCCCCAAAAGTTTGCCCTTTTGCCAAATGTACTCAAAGTTTCATTATAAAACTCTAGTGAAGGCAGGGGTTTTGACTTATTAGAGTTTGTAAAGGTTGGGAGTTTGCTTTGCTAAACTAAAATTTTGGTTTAGAGGGATGTTGCCAATGAAAAAGTAGTCATCGCGGTATTGACAAAATGAAACTCTGATTCATTTCACAAGAGAGTAAAATctggaaaaaataaaatttcaatatGAGAAATGGGCAAGTTTGTATTTCTTCAtaatcaaagaattcaaaaaaatAACAGAGGAAGGAAATTAGGAAGAGTCAATGCGATTATACTTGATCTTGACCGGTTAAACTAATACATTCATTACAGAAAATCAAACAAATATGAAGTTCACATTTTTATCTCAACACAAAAAATGTTCATTATACTTGGCATGCCAACATCATTGCTCTTCACTCTAAAAGCATAAATAAATTAAGATCCCAATGTCCATGAGACAAGAAGCCCTAGAGAGTGTTTTaagtataaaatatttaataacaaGTGAGAAGGACAAGGAATTGGAAATTAGAACTTcaaaaagataattttcaaatcaaatacTCACTGAGGCAATAATGGGAGGCTGAAACATTTGCTTTAGCTTCAGCTTTCCAACAATATACCATAGGATGCCAATTATCTGCATAACCATCCAATCCGACATATGACACGCTCAGAtattagtataaaaaaaattagaatttaaaaaatgaaTCGCCAGAACTTCAAACAAGGTTCTTTCATTTTCTAAACTAATATTCAATCCAATTAATATAAGTTAACAGGTAACCACGGATTTAGAAAGCCATTTCCTAGGTTGCTTATGCAACAGCATAAACCTTATGGCCACATAAGGATCATACACACTAAAAAAATCCTAGGCTTGTTGAAATCCATGCCACGCTCAAGTTAATATTGACTACACCATACCAACTTTGACAAATCGACAAATAAAAAAACAAGTATTTAGTTTAGATGAACTGAATAAGGTTTTAACTGCACATACagatcacatatctcatatgtcaCTATTTAGTCCTCTTCAAAAACCATCTAGGCGGCTCAACGTTGCCCAAGCATGAGCTTTTTAATACCATGGTGTGAGATTGCAATTTGTTTTGTTAGCCATCACACAAAGATAGCATTATGGCTGATAGGAAAAGCAATGTTATACTAAAAAGAACGTGGAGTCTTATGGTCCATATTTGCATACTTCCTTAGGTCCACTTTGGATACTTGCACTGGTCCAAAGTACAAAATTTGTTAGTTCCATATTTATCAGTAGCAAACAAAGTCATGCTTAGATTTACTTTCCTGATGATTTCAACCATGTCATCAATGTTGCAGCTAGATTATCTGATTTTagcttaaaaaactattttttggcTTTTGCATAAAGAAGCTCAATTCGATGAGAAAGAAATTAAGCATAAAAAGATAAAAAGGTGGGGAAATCAATTAAGCTCTTAAATTGCAGCGCAatggtaaaaaaattataaactaagatggtaataaaatttcttatttctttcttaTGCCCTTTTTTTCCCAAAATAAGGAGGCACGCAGTAGTACATGTTAAGCTGCAAGATCACAATAAAACGTCTTAATACTAGATATCCAGCTTCTTGTAGATTTTGCActgaacaatttttttttcagagAATACCATTTCAAAAAGAAAACAGGTCACCATTAGGTCATCTAGGTCTAAAGATTAACACAATCTTCAGCTAAGTCTAGTCTCAAGCTCCCATTGTGCATGCTGTTAAAGGCTAAATAAAACCTCATATCAGAACTCACCTTGGAAGTTTCAGAAGATACGCGCGCTCCAGGCTCGTCAATCGAACACCTGCAGGTCATAACTAAAAAATGTTGTTACCCTCCCGAGAAATAGTAGAACGAAGCATAGGCGGAAAAAGCAGAGCGAAAGCACTTTGGAGGCTCAGGAACACGAGACAAAGGCGAAGCCGCCTTCCGAAGGCGAATCAAGCTGCGCCTCTCTGCGAGCGGCATGTCGTCGAGATCGTCGGTGGCCTCGCTGCTATCCTTGCCAGTACCCATACGAGATAGAGAGCGACGAGGAAGAAGCGAGGGTTACGGTGTCCGCCGGAAGATGAGCAGAGACTAAGGGACCCGGCGAGAAGGATGAGGGATCGTCATCTCTGTTCCTTCTTGATCTTTCTTAGGGGAAGAAGGATGAGGGAACGTGGAGTCTTATGGACCAGTGCAAGGTGAGGCTTAGGGGAAGAAGTCGGCGATGAAGAAAGGGGTTCGGCGGTGTCGCGGGAGTGAGGGCTCGGGATTAAGGAATTTGGTGGAGAAGGGAAAGTAAGGGAAAAATAAGAAACCTTGGTTTTAAAAATTCGTGGAGGAGTCGCGAAGGAGGTGTCGGagtgggttttaggtttttttcatgaagttaaaaaaattgttttgtttttatgattcaacaacattcaatagacaacagtttaataaaactgttgtatattatcatataagcaa
This genomic stretch from Zingiber officinale cultivar Zhangliang chromosome 7A, Zo_v1.1, whole genome shotgun sequence harbors:
- the LOC121999364 gene encoding protein PIN-LIKES 6-like, with protein sequence MSDWMVMQIIGILWYIVGKLKLKQMFQPPIIASALAIIIGAIPFLKNFILTDDASLFFFTDSCLILGEAMIPCILLALGGNLVDGSGPGSKRLGLRTTAAIIFGRLVLVPPTGLGIITIADKLGLFPKGDKMFKFVLLLQHTMPERYVQHLCHHHLYAIYSGEMT